A genome region from Streptomyces pratensis includes the following:
- a CDS encoding SAM-dependent methyltransferase: MADAASRLTALAEELLGEPLPVRIRAWDGSESGPPGAPTLVLRHRRALRRLLWKPGEMGLARAWVAGEIDVDGDLYTALDALAGLLWERGADAKDTVHPVRDPKVRAFARGLVELAGPWPPPPPPAEEVRRRTGPLHTRRRDKEAISHHYDVGNDFYSMVLGPSMVYSCAYWQDGSSLEDAQRDKLDLVCRKLALKEGDRLLDVGCGWGSMAIHAARDHGARVTGVTLSTEQAAFARKRIAEEGLTDRIEIRVQDYRDVRDGPYDAISSIGMAEHVGSVRFREYADDLFALLKPGGRLLNHQIARRPERDEAAYHVDEFIDAYVFPDGELAPVGRTVATLEEAGFEARDVEAIREHYALTLRQWVANLEKHWKEAVRATSPGRARVWRLYMAASALSFEHNRIGVNQILAVRPEEGGAVGMPLRARDWKA; encoded by the coding sequence ATGGCCGACGCCGCATCGCGGCTGACAGCTCTCGCCGAGGAGTTGCTGGGAGAGCCCCTGCCGGTCCGGATCCGGGCCTGGGACGGCAGTGAGTCAGGGCCGCCGGGTGCCCCCACCCTCGTCCTGCGCCATCGCCGCGCCCTGCGCCGGCTGCTCTGGAAGCCGGGCGAGATGGGCCTGGCACGCGCCTGGGTGGCCGGGGAGATCGATGTCGACGGCGACCTGTACACCGCCCTCGACGCCCTGGCCGGTCTGCTCTGGGAGCGTGGCGCCGACGCCAAGGACACCGTGCACCCCGTCCGTGATCCGAAGGTGCGGGCGTTCGCCCGCGGGCTCGTCGAGCTGGCCGGACCCTGGCCGCCACCGCCCCCGCCGGCCGAGGAGGTCCGCCGCCGCACCGGGCCGCTGCACACCAGACGCCGTGACAAGGAAGCCATCAGCCACCACTACGACGTGGGCAACGACTTCTACTCGATGGTCCTCGGCCCTTCCATGGTCTACTCCTGCGCCTACTGGCAGGACGGCTCCTCGCTCGAGGACGCCCAGCGCGACAAGCTCGACCTCGTCTGCCGCAAGCTCGCTCTGAAGGAGGGCGACCGCCTCCTCGACGTCGGCTGCGGCTGGGGTTCCATGGCCATCCACGCCGCCCGTGACCACGGTGCCCGTGTCACCGGCGTGACCCTCTCCACCGAACAGGCCGCCTTCGCCCGCAAGCGCATCGCCGAGGAGGGCCTCACCGACCGGATCGAGATCCGGGTGCAGGACTACCGGGACGTCCGGGACGGCCCGTACGACGCCATCTCCTCGATCGGCATGGCCGAGCACGTGGGCTCGGTCCGCTTCCGCGAGTACGCCGACGACCTGTTCGCCCTCCTCAAGCCCGGCGGCCGGCTGCTCAACCACCAGATCGCGCGCCGCCCCGAGCGGGACGAGGCGGCCTACCACGTCGACGAGTTCATCGACGCGTACGTCTTCCCCGACGGCGAACTGGCCCCGGTGGGCCGCACCGTCGCCACCCTGGAGGAGGCGGGCTTCGAGGCGAGGGACGTCGAGGCGATCCGTGAGCACTACGCGCTGACCCTGCGCCAGTGGGTGGCCAACCTGGAGAAGCACTGGAAGGAGGCCGTCCGGGCCACCTCGCCCGGGCGGGCGAGGGTGTGGCGGCTCTACATGGCCGCGTCCGCGCTCTCCTTCGAGCACAACAGGATCGGCGTCAACCAGATCCTCGCGGTGCGTCCGGAGGAAGGCGGCGCCGTGGGCATGCCGCTGCGGGCCCGTGACTGGAAGGCATGA
- a CDS encoding NAD(P)/FAD-dependent oxidoreductase — translation MSTTERPRILVVGGGYVGLYAARRILKKMRYGEATVTVVDPRSYMTYQPFLPEAAAGSISPRHVVVPLRRVLPKAEVLTGRVTTIDQDRKVATVAPLVGEAYELPFDYLVIAMGAVSRTFPIPGLAEQGIGMKGIEEAIGLRNHVLEQLDKADSTTDEDVRRKALTFVFVGGGFAGAETIGEVEDMARDAAKYYTSVKREDMRFILVDAADKILPEVGPKLGAYGKEHLESRGVEVYLSTSMDSCVDGHVVLKNGLEVDSSTIVWTAGVKPNPALARFGLPLGPRGHVDTSEKLQVQGTDYIWAAGDNAQVPDMVGRRAGNPNAWCPPNAQHALRQAKVLGDNVISGMRGFRQAEYSHANKGAVAGLGLHKGVAMIVMGKVKIKLKGRLAWYMHRGYHGMAMPTWNRKIRIFADWTLAMFLKREVVSLGAMETPREEFYEAAKPSPAPVAAKADDKSKAGEKAKAS, via the coding sequence ATGAGCACCACGGAGCGTCCCAGGATCCTCGTTGTAGGCGGTGGGTACGTAGGCCTGTACGCAGCTCGTCGCATTCTGAAGAAGATGCGGTATGGAGAGGCGACCGTCACGGTCGTCGACCCGCGCTCGTACATGACGTACCAGCCCTTCCTCCCCGAAGCTGCTGCCGGCAGCATCTCGCCTCGGCATGTCGTCGTCCCGCTGCGACGCGTGCTGCCCAAGGCCGAGGTTCTCACCGGCCGTGTCACGACCATCGATCAGGACCGAAAGGTCGCCACGGTCGCGCCGCTCGTCGGCGAGGCCTACGAGCTGCCCTTCGACTACCTGGTCATCGCGATGGGCGCGGTCTCCCGTACCTTCCCGATCCCCGGCCTCGCCGAGCAGGGCATCGGCATGAAGGGCATCGAGGAGGCCATCGGTCTGCGCAACCACGTCCTCGAGCAGCTGGACAAGGCCGACTCGACGACCGATGAGGACGTCCGCCGCAAGGCTCTGACGTTCGTCTTCGTGGGCGGCGGCTTCGCCGGTGCGGAGACCATCGGCGAGGTCGAGGACATGGCGCGCGACGCGGCCAAGTACTACACGAGCGTGAAGCGCGAGGACATGCGCTTCATCCTGGTCGACGCCGCCGACAAGATCCTTCCCGAGGTCGGCCCGAAGCTGGGCGCGTACGGCAAGGAGCACCTGGAGAGCCGTGGCGTCGAGGTCTACCTCTCGACCTCGATGGACTCCTGCGTCGACGGCCACGTGGTCCTGAAGAACGGCCTCGAGGTCGACTCCAGCACCATCGTGTGGACGGCCGGCGTGAAGCCGAACCCGGCGCTGGCGCGCTTCGGTCTGCCGCTCGGCCCCCGTGGCCACGTGGACACCTCCGAGAAGCTCCAGGTGCAGGGCACCGACTACATCTGGGCCGCGGGCGACAACGCCCAGGTCCCGGACATGGTCGGCCGCCGCGCGGGCAACCCGAACGCCTGGTGCCCGCCGAACGCCCAGCACGCGCTGCGTCAGGCGAAGGTCCTCGGTGACAACGTCATCTCCGGCATGCGGGGCTTCCGGCAGGCGGAGTACAGCCACGCCAACAAGGGTGCGGTCGCCGGTCTCGGCCTGCACAAGGGCGTCGCGATGATCGTCATGGGCAAGGTGAAGATCAAGCTCAAGGGCCGTCTAGCCTGGTACATGCACCGTGGCTACCACGGCATGGCCATGCCGACCTGGAACCGCAAGATCCGGATCTTCGCCGACTGGACGCTGGCGATGTTCCTGAAGCGCGAGGTCGTCTCGCTCGGCGCCATGGAGACTCCGCGCGAGGAGTTCTACGAGGCCGCCAAGCCGAGCCCCGCTCCGGTCGCGGCCAAGGCCGACGACAAGAGCAAGGCCGGCGAGAAGGCCAAGGCCTCCTAG
- a CDS encoding Ppx/GppA phosphatase family protein — protein sequence MTRVAAIDCGTNSIRLLVADVDPATGDLTELDRRMRIVRLGQGVDRTGRLAPEALERTFDACREYAAVIKELGADKLRFVATSASRDADNSDTFVRGVLDILGVEPEVITGDQEAQLSFDGATKELVGGDHLEKPYLVVDIGGGSTEFVVGDDRVRAARSVDIGCVRMTERHLVLDGAVVDPATPDRIAAIRSDIDAALDLAEETVPVSSAATLVGLAGTVTTVAAIALGLEEYDSEAIHHSRVSVGQVREITGRLLASTHAERAAIPAMHPGRVDVITSGALVLLAVMERTGAREVVVSEHDILDGIALSVAGESRS from the coding sequence ATGACCCGCGTTGCCGCCATCGACTGCGGTACCAACTCGATCCGCCTGCTCGTCGCGGACGTGGACCCCGCCACGGGGGACTTGACGGAGCTCGACCGCCGGATGCGGATCGTCCGGCTCGGCCAGGGCGTCGACCGGACCGGCCGGCTGGCCCCCGAGGCGCTGGAACGCACCTTCGACGCCTGCCGTGAGTACGCGGCTGTGATCAAGGAGCTGGGTGCGGACAAGCTCCGGTTCGTCGCCACGTCTGCCTCCCGTGACGCGGACAACAGCGACACGTTCGTACGGGGTGTCCTGGACATCCTGGGTGTCGAGCCCGAGGTGATCACGGGTGACCAGGAGGCGCAGCTCTCCTTCGACGGTGCCACCAAGGAGCTGGTGGGCGGCGACCACCTGGAGAAGCCGTATCTCGTCGTGGACATCGGCGGCGGCTCGACCGAGTTCGTCGTCGGTGACGACCGTGTCCGGGCCGCCCGGTCCGTGGACATCGGCTGCGTACGCATGACCGAGCGTCATCTCGTCCTGGACGGGGCCGTCGTGGATCCGGCCACGCCCGACCGTATCGCCGCGATCCGGTCGGACATCGATGCCGCTCTGGATCTGGCGGAGGAGACCGTGCCGGTCTCCTCGGCGGCGACACTCGTCGGCCTCGCGGGGACGGTCACCACCGTCGCCGCGATAGCGCTGGGGCTAGAGGAGTACGACTCCGAGGCGATCCATCACTCGCGGGTCTCCGTCGGGCAGGTCCGGGAGATCACCGGCCGGCTGCTGGCCTCGACGCACGCGGAGCGAGCGGCGATCCCCGCGATGCACCCGGGCCGGGTCGACGTGATCACGTCGGGGGCGCTCGTCCTGCTCGCGGTGATGGAGCGGACCGGGGCTCGTGAGGTCGTCGTCAGCGAGCACGACATCCTCGACGGCATCGCGCTCTCCGTGGCGGGCGAGTCGCGTTCGTAG
- a CDS encoding DUF501 domain-containing protein: protein MDTPPPQTESTTPTDADIAAFELQLGRPPRGLRAIAHRCPCGNPDVVETQPRLEDGTPFPTTYYLTCPRAASAIGTLEANGVMKEMTERLTTDPELAAAYRAAHEDYLARRDAIEVLEGFPSAGGMPDRVKCLHVLVGHSLAAGPGVNPLGDEAIAMLPEWWAKGPCVTPCGSDAGPDAS from the coding sequence ATGGACACGCCCCCTCCGCAGACCGAATCCACCACGCCCACCGATGCGGACATCGCCGCGTTCGAGCTCCAGCTCGGCCGGCCGCCGCGCGGGCTGCGTGCCATCGCGCACCGCTGTCCGTGCGGCAATCCGGACGTGGTCGAGACACAGCCCCGCCTGGAGGACGGCACGCCGTTCCCGACGACGTACTACCTGACCTGCCCGCGTGCCGCGTCCGCGATCGGCACGCTGGAGGCCAACGGGGTCATGAAGGAGATGACCGAGCGGCTCACCACCGACCCGGAGCTGGCCGCCGCCTACCGTGCCGCGCACGAGGACTACCTCGCGCGGCGCGACGCCATCGAGGTGCTGGAGGGCTTCCCGAGCGCGGGCGGCATGCCGGACCGGGTGAAGTGCCTCCACGTCCTGGTCGGCCACTCGCTGGCCGCCGGCCCCGGAGTGAACCCGCTGGGCGACGAGGCGATCGCGATGCTGCCGGAGTGGTGGGCGAAGGGGCCGTGCGTCACGCCGTGCGGCTCCGACGCCGGACCCGACGCGTCCTGA
- a CDS encoding FtsB family cell division protein has protein sequence MAGKDRDRFSTATRLRLLGEQTAARVYRSQNRRQARRSRLTGRAAFLALIVCSLVVALAYPMRQYISQRDQIAEQERLSQEARQRTEELRDEKARLRDDAYIRRLARQHLHYVLPGETAYTVVDPDAAEVRRGEPGSTGRPWHSNLWDGVDSADRE, from the coding sequence ATGGCCGGGAAGGACCGCGACCGGTTCTCCACCGCGACCAGGCTGCGACTGCTCGGGGAGCAGACGGCGGCCCGCGTCTACCGGTCCCAGAACCGGCGCCAGGCCCGCCGGTCCCGGCTCACGGGCCGGGCCGCGTTCCTCGCGCTGATCGTCTGCTCCCTGGTGGTCGCCCTCGCGTATCCCATGCGGCAGTACATCTCCCAGCGCGACCAGATCGCGGAACAGGAGAGGCTCTCGCAGGAGGCCCGCCAGCGGACCGAGGAGCTGCGCGACGAGAAGGCGCGGCTCAGGGACGACGCGTACATCCGCCGTCTCGCGCGCCAGCACCTCCACTACGTACTGCCCGGCGAGACCGCATACACGGTGGTCGATCCGGACGCGGCCGAGGTGCGCCGGGGCGAGCCGGGGTCGACGGGGCGGCCCTGGCACTCGAACCTCTGGGACGGCGTCGACAGCGCGGACCGCGAATGA
- the eno gene encoding phosphopyruvate hydratase yields the protein MPSIDVVVAREILDSRGNPTVEVEVGLDDGSTGRAAVPSGASTGAFEAIELRDGDPNRYQGKGVEKAVLAVIEQIGPELVGYDATEQRLIDQAMFDLDATENKGSLGANAILGVSLAVAHAASEASDLPLFRYLGGPNAHLLPVPMMNILNGGSHADSNVDIQEFMIAPIGAESFSEALRWGAEIYHTLKKVLKTKGLSTGLGDEGGFAPNLESNRAALDLILEAVKEAGYVPGRDIALALDVAASEFYKDGVYEFEGKSRSAAEMTEYYEELVSAYPLVSIEDPLYEDDWAGWKVITDKLGSKVQIVGDDLFVTNPERLARGIEEGSANALLVKVNQIGSLTETLDAVELAQRNGFKCMMSHRSGETEDVTIADLAVAVNCGQIKTGAPARSDRVAKYNQLLRIEEILDDAAVYAGRSAFPRFRFEG from the coding sequence GTGCCGTCCATCGACGTCGTCGTAGCCAGGGAAATCCTCGACTCCCGGGGCAACCCCACGGTCGAGGTCGAGGTTGGCCTCGACGACGGCAGCACGGGACGTGCTGCTGTTCCGTCCGGCGCCTCCACCGGTGCGTTCGAGGCCATTGAGCTTCGCGACGGTGACCCCAACCGCTACCAGGGCAAGGGCGTCGAGAAGGCCGTCCTCGCCGTGATCGAGCAGATCGGCCCGGAGCTCGTCGGCTACGACGCCACCGAGCAGCGCCTCATCGACCAGGCGATGTTCGACCTGGACGCCACCGAGAACAAGGGCTCCCTCGGCGCCAACGCCATCCTCGGTGTCTCGCTGGCCGTGGCGCACGCCGCGTCCGAGGCCTCCGACCTCCCGCTCTTCCGCTACCTCGGCGGCCCGAACGCGCACCTGCTGCCCGTTCCGATGATGAACATCCTGAACGGCGGCTCGCACGCCGACTCCAACGTGGACATCCAGGAGTTCATGATCGCGCCGATCGGCGCCGAGTCCTTCTCCGAGGCCCTTCGCTGGGGCGCGGAGATCTACCACACGCTGAAGAAGGTCCTGAAGACCAAGGGCCTGTCCACCGGTCTCGGTGACGAGGGCGGCTTCGCCCCCAACCTCGAGTCCAACCGTGCCGCCCTCGACCTCATCCTCGAGGCCGTGAAGGAGGCCGGTTACGTCCCGGGACGCGACATCGCGCTCGCGCTCGACGTCGCCGCGTCCGAGTTCTACAAGGACGGCGTCTACGAGTTCGAGGGCAAGTCCCGCTCGGCCGCCGAGATGACCGAGTACTACGAGGAGCTCGTCTCCGCGTACCCGCTGGTCTCCATCGAGGACCCGCTGTACGAGGACGACTGGGCGGGCTGGAAGGTCATCACCGACAAGCTCGGCTCCAAGGTGCAGATCGTCGGTGACGACCTGTTCGTCACCAACCCCGAGCGTCTCGCCCGCGGCATCGAGGAGGGCTCGGCCAACGCCCTGCTCGTCAAGGTCAACCAGATCGGTTCGCTGACCGAGACCCTGGACGCCGTCGAGCTGGCCCAGCGCAACGGTTTCAAGTGCATGATGTCCCACCGCTCCGGTGAGACCGAGGACGTCACCATCGCCGACCTCGCGGTCGCGGTGAACTGCGGCCAGATCAAGACCGGCGCCCCGGCCCGTTCGGACCGCGTCGCCAAGTACAACCAGCTGCTGCGCATCGAGGAGATCCTCGACGACGCCGCGGTCTACGCCGGGCGTTCGGCGTTCCCGCGGTTCCGCTTCGAGGGCTGA
- a CDS encoding transglycosylase family protein, translating to MLLSSKGKHRRPSKAVRIATLAGVTGAAVAVPLMGATGASAASVDTWDAVAQCESGGNWSINTGNGYYGGLQFSQSSWAAAGGTQYAARADLATKGQQIAAAEKLLDLQGPGAWACAGAGGLTNDGVDPGVDTGSAKNGDTAPQAAPERKAEQPTTRSEKRTAPEKTVTTPTGEKVEKGDGEYKVKAGDTLSKIADAKKVKGGWEKLFELNDDIVDEADLIFPGQQLHLK from the coding sequence ATGCTGCTTTCCAGCAAGGGCAAGCACCGTCGCCCGTCCAAGGCCGTCCGTATCGCGACCCTGGCCGGTGTCACCGGTGCCGCCGTCGCCGTGCCGCTCATGGGCGCGACCGGCGCCTCTGCCGCCTCCGTCGACACCTGGGACGCCGTCGCCCAGTGCGAGTCCGGCGGCAACTGGTCCATCAACACCGGCAACGGCTACTACGGCGGCCTGCAGTTCTCGCAGTCCAGCTGGGCGGCAGCCGGCGGCACGCAGTACGCGGCCCGCGCCGACCTGGCCACCAAGGGCCAGCAGATAGCCGCCGCCGAGAAGCTCCTCGACCTCCAGGGCCCGGGCGCCTGGGCCTGCGCCGGTGCCGGCGGCCTGACGAACGACGGTGTGGACCCGGGCGTCGACACCGGCTCCGCGAAGAACGGTGACACGGCCCCGCAGGCCGCGCCGGAGCGCAAGGCCGAGCAGCCCACCACGCGCAGCGAGAAGCGCACGGCCCCCGAGAAGACCGTCACCACCCCGACCGGCGAGAAGGTCGAGAAGGGCGACGGCGAGTACAAGGTGAAGGCCGGCGACACCCTCAGCAAGATCGCCGACGCGAAGAAGGTCAAGGGCGGCTGGGAGAAGCTGTTCGAGCTGAACGACGACATCGTCGACGAGGCCGACCTGATCTTCCCGGGTCAGCAGCTCCACCTGAAGTAG
- a CDS encoding transglycosylase family protein, with the protein MGSATGRHRRPRQAPAIVVAAGVTGSAIAIPLLGAGGAQAAEASTWDRVAECESGGMWSADLGNGYYGGLQFSQDTWSAYGGTAYAPRADLASRSQQIAVAEKMLDDKGPQAWASCAVISGLALDGTLPGIDPGGDPSAEPSDTATPSGTPSPEASDPADTQDEADGTGAKDKASGKASGGAADKGDEAGEADASPSATPSPEASDASKGDGAKGGKHRGTPAPEASAGAELGEGRESGRHASRGDSEARQGAEGTYTVREGDNLWAIADAQELPGGWTALYEVNKDELGTDPDLILPGQSLELGLGLGADAKGADAKGADAKGADAKGADAEAAAN; encoded by the coding sequence ATGGGCTCCGCGACCGGCAGACACCGTCGCCCTCGCCAGGCACCCGCCATCGTCGTCGCCGCAGGCGTCACAGGATCGGCCATCGCGATCCCGCTGCTCGGTGCGGGCGGCGCGCAAGCCGCCGAGGCGTCGACCTGGGACCGGGTCGCCGAATGCGAGAGCGGCGGCATGTGGAGTGCCGACCTCGGCAACGGCTACTACGGCGGCCTGCAGTTCTCGCAGGACACCTGGTCGGCCTACGGCGGCACGGCGTACGCGCCGCGTGCCGACCTCGCGAGCCGCTCGCAGCAGATAGCGGTCGCGGAGAAGATGCTGGACGACAAGGGCCCGCAGGCGTGGGCCAGCTGTGCGGTGATCTCCGGGCTCGCCCTGGACGGGACGCTGCCCGGCATCGACCCGGGCGGCGATCCGTCCGCCGAGCCCTCGGACACCGCGACACCGTCCGGGACCCCCTCTCCGGAGGCGTCGGACCCCGCGGACACGCAGGACGAAGCGGATGGCACCGGCGCGAAGGACAAGGCGAGCGGGAAAGCGTCCGGCGGCGCGGCGGACAAGGGCGACGAAGCGGGCGAGGCCGACGCGTCGCCGTCCGCCACCCCGTCCCCCGAGGCCTCGGACGCGTCGAAGGGTGACGGGGCGAAGGGCGGGAAGCACCGCGGCACGCCGGCCCCCGAGGCGAGTGCGGGAGCGGAGCTGGGTGAGGGGCGCGAGTCCGGCCGCCACGCGTCGCGCGGCGACTCCGAGGCGCGTCAGGGCGCGGAGGGGACGTACACCGTCCGCGAGGGCGACAACCTCTGGGCGATCGCCGACGCGCAGGAGCTCCCCGGCGGCTGGACCGCGCTCTACGAGGTCAACAAGGACGAACTGGGCACCGACCCCGACCTCATCCTTCCCGGCCAGAGCCTGGAACTCGGTCTCGGCCTCGGGGCGGACGCGAAGGGTGCCGACGCGAAGGGCGCGGACGCGAAGGGCGCGGACGCGAAGGGTGCCGACGCGGAGGCGGCGGCCAACTGA
- a CDS encoding cytochrome P450 family protein, translated as MNDSPDTPSAPDAAPELFTWEFATDPYPAYAWLREHSPVHRTSLPSGVEAWLVTRYADARQALADSRLSKNPAHHAGSANAKGKTGIPGERKAELMTHLLNIDPPDHTRLRRLVSKAFTPRRVAEFAPRVQELTDRLIDTFVEEGKADLIHDFAFPLPIYAICDLLGVPREDQDDFRDWAGMMIRHGGGPRGGVARSVKKMRAYLAELIHRKREDPGDDLISGLIRASDHGEHLSENEAAAMAFILLFAGFETTVNLIGNGTYALLRNPPQRERLERSLAAGETELLATGMEELLRYDGPVELATWRYATEPVTLGGQDIAAGDPVLVVLAAADRDPERFQDADTLDLARSDNQHLGYGHGIHYCLGAPLARLEGQVALATLLRRLPDLRLAAEPADLRWRGGLIMRGLRTLPVEFTPGRPAGKSDSLSTL; from the coding sequence GTGAACGACAGCCCCGACACGCCCTCCGCGCCCGACGCAGCACCCGAACTCTTCACCTGGGAGTTCGCGACCGACCCCTACCCCGCCTACGCCTGGCTGCGCGAGCACAGCCCCGTGCACCGCACGTCGCTGCCCAGCGGTGTCGAGGCCTGGCTGGTGACCCGGTACGCCGACGCCCGGCAGGCCCTCGCCGACTCCCGGCTCTCCAAGAACCCGGCCCACCACGCGGGCTCCGCGAACGCCAAGGGCAAGACGGGCATCCCGGGGGAGCGCAAGGCGGAGCTGATGACGCATCTGCTGAACATCGACCCCCCGGACCACACCCGGCTGCGCCGGCTCGTGTCCAAGGCGTTCACCCCGCGCCGGGTCGCGGAGTTCGCACCGCGCGTGCAGGAGCTGACGGACCGCCTCATCGACACCTTCGTCGAGGAGGGGAAGGCGGACCTCATCCACGACTTCGCCTTCCCCCTTCCCATCTACGCGATCTGCGACCTGCTCGGTGTGCCGCGCGAGGACCAGGACGACTTCCGCGACTGGGCGGGCATGATGATCCGGCACGGCGGGGGGCCGCGGGGCGGGGTGGCCCGATCGGTCAAGAAGATGAGGGCCTACCTCGCCGAACTCATCCACCGCAAGAGGGAGGATCCCGGCGACGACCTGATCTCCGGGCTGATCCGGGCGAGCGACCACGGCGAGCACCTCAGCGAGAACGAGGCCGCCGCCATGGCGTTCATCCTCCTGTTCGCCGGCTTCGAGACCACGGTGAATCTCATCGGCAACGGCACCTATGCCCTGCTGCGCAACCCGCCCCAGCGTGAACGCCTCGAACGCTCGCTGGCGGCCGGCGAGACGGAGCTGCTCGCCACGGGCATGGAGGAGCTGCTGCGCTACGACGGGCCGGTGGAGCTCGCCACATGGCGCTACGCCACCGAACCCGTGACGCTGGGAGGGCAGGACATCGCGGCGGGGGACCCCGTTCTCGTGGTGCTGGCCGCCGCGGACCGGGACCCGGAGCGATTCCAGGATGCGGACACCCTGGATCTCGCGCGGAGTGACAATCAGCACCTCGGTTACGGGCACGGCATTCATTACTGCCTGGGGGCGCCACTGGCCCGGCTGGAAGGTCAGGTGGCCCTGGCGACCCTGCTGAGACGCCTCCCCGACCTGCGGCTCGCTGCGGAACCTGCCGATTTGCGCTGGCGCGGCGGGCTGATCATGCGTGGACTGCGCACCCTTCCCGTGGAGTTCACTCCGGGGCGCCCGGCCGGAAAAAGTGACAGCCTGTCAACTCTGTGA
- a CDS encoding nucleoside triphosphate pyrophosphohydrolase has translation MNAEDPGRIVLLTASHRVAPGLLSWPAWQTLHAADRVLCAERDHPQLPYLEEAGVAVQHAAPSAEELVDDCAGGRTVVVLVGGEGNQPLTDGLARLGGSGRVQMPDLELLPGSYDLPGARLLDLVQVMDRIRLECPWTSQKTHEGLAKYAIEEAYELVEAIEDGDREELREELGDVLLQVVFHARIAQEDEEEPFGIDDVAATIVEKLIHRHPHVFGDETAETPEDVHAHWLRTKAIEKQRASVTDGVPLGQPGLALAAKLGSRVRAAGLGTALPEGDGVGYRLLALAVRAEQDGIDPEAALRAAARAYRDAIRAAEGLGTGPDSVEE, from the coding sequence GTGAACGCTGAAGATCCCGGCCGTATCGTCCTGCTCACCGCCAGCCACCGGGTGGCTCCCGGCCTGTTGTCCTGGCCCGCCTGGCAGACGCTCCACGCCGCCGACCGGGTGCTGTGCGCAGAGCGGGACCACCCGCAGCTGCCGTACCTGGAGGAGGCAGGGGTCGCCGTCCAGCACGCCGCGCCCTCCGCCGAGGAGCTCGTGGACGACTGCGCGGGCGGCAGGACCGTGGTGGTGCTGGTGGGCGGCGAGGGCAATCAGCCGCTCACCGACGGCCTGGCCCGGCTCGGCGGCTCGGGCCGGGTGCAGATGCCGGACCTGGAGCTGCTGCCCGGTTCGTACGACCTGCCCGGCGCGCGGCTCCTGGATCTCGTCCAGGTCATGGACCGGATCCGGCTCGAATGCCCGTGGACCTCGCAGAAGACGCACGAGGGCCTCGCCAAGTACGCCATCGAGGAGGCGTACGAACTGGTCGAGGCCATCGAGGACGGCGACCGCGAGGAGCTGCGAGAGGAGCTCGGCGACGTACTGCTCCAGGTCGTCTTCCACGCGCGCATCGCGCAGGAGGACGAGGAGGAGCCGTTCGGCATCGACGACGTCGCGGCCACGATCGTCGAGAAGCTGATCCACCGCCACCCGCATGTGTTCGGTGACGAGACCGCCGAGACCCCGGAGGACGTCCACGCGCACTGGCTGCGGACGAAGGCGATCGAGAAGCAGCGCGCATCGGTCACCGACGGGGTGCCGCTCGGCCAGCCCGGTCTGGCGCTGGCGGCCAAGCTGGGCAGCAGGGTCCGTGCCGCGGGCCTCGGCACCGCGCTCCCCGAGGGCGACGGGGTCGGCTACCGGCTGCTGGCCCTCGCCGTACGGGCCGAACAGGACGGCATCGACCCGGAGGCCGCGCTGCGGGCCGCCGCCCGCGCCTACCGGGACGCGATCCGGGCGGCTGAAGGGCTCGGGACCGGTCCGGATAGCGTCGAGGAGTGA
- a CDS encoding SurA N-terminal domain-containing protein, producing the protein MHRRRRTALALSAATLLAAPLLTACGSEAHPGAAAVVGGDRIDVATVQSQAADVRSAQQESEQAEEAVTKSGQLIRAKLSGLILGKVLDRAAEDAGVSVSRKEVQQIRSAFAEQSGGDEGLRTRMLDQSWVAPGQIEETLRTEVQLQKLAQALGVDLQSPEGMQAVGEALTEASKALHIDVNPRYGSWDNQKVQLSTYKAPWINQVTPVRGQEPEAGA; encoded by the coding sequence TTGCACCGCCGTCGTCGCACCGCGCTCGCACTCTCCGCCGCAACGCTCCTCGCGGCGCCGCTCCTGACCGCCTGCGGCAGCGAGGCCCATCCCGGTGCCGCGGCCGTGGTCGGCGGCGACCGGATCGACGTGGCCACGGTCCAGTCGCAGGCGGCCGACGTGCGCAGCGCGCAGCAGGAATCGGAACAGGCCGAGGAGGCGGTGACCAAGTCGGGTCAGCTGATCCGGGCCAAGCTGTCCGGTCTGATCCTCGGAAAGGTCCTGGACCGGGCCGCCGAGGACGCCGGGGTGAGCGTCAGCCGCAAGGAGGTCCAGCAGATCCGCAGTGCCTTCGCCGAGCAGTCCGGCGGGGACGAGGGGCTGCGGACACGGATGCTGGACCAGAGCTGGGTGGCGCCCGGCCAGATCGAGGAGACCCTGCGCACCGAGGTCCAGCTCCAGAAGCTGGCCCAGGCGCTCGGCGTCGACCTCCAGAGCCCCGAGGGCATGCAGGCCGTCGGGGAGGCACTCACCGAGGCGTCGAAGGCGCTGCACATCGACGTCAACCCGCGCTACGGCAGCTGGGACAACCAGAAGGTCCAGCTCAGCACCTACAAGGCGCCGTGGATCAACCAGGTCACCCCCGTGCGGGGCCAGGAGCCCGAGGCCGGCGCCTGA